One segment of Arthrobacter sp. MMS18-M83 DNA contains the following:
- a CDS encoding ABC transporter ATP-binding protein, whose amino-acid sequence MSAPTEVSDSVAITCRNLRKKFVLRHTRSMKEAIVWLLTGRKGDLSRKFDALKDVSLDVEQGETVALLGLNGSGKSTLLKLISGVLQPDEGTVHTRGRVAGLIEVGAGFHHDLSGRDNVYLNGAILGMSQSQIDDMFDSIVEFSEIGEFIDTEVKFYSSGMYLKLAFSIAVHTDPEVFLIDEILAVGDEPFQRKCIVKINELAAAGKTLFVVSHDLDLVASVCKRGVLLEHGQIIMDGEVHAVVKELRRRSAD is encoded by the coding sequence ATGTCTGCACCCACGGAAGTCTCCGACAGCGTAGCGATCACGTGCCGGAATTTGCGGAAGAAGTTCGTGCTCCGGCACACCCGCAGCATGAAGGAAGCAATCGTGTGGTTGCTGACCGGACGCAAGGGGGACCTTTCCAGGAAGTTTGACGCGCTCAAGGACGTTTCGCTTGACGTTGAACAGGGCGAAACGGTCGCATTGCTTGGGCTCAACGGTTCGGGCAAGTCAACTCTGTTGAAGCTCATTTCAGGCGTGCTGCAACCGGATGAGGGAACCGTGCATACGCGGGGGAGGGTGGCCGGCCTGATCGAGGTCGGGGCAGGGTTCCACCACGACCTCAGCGGCCGCGACAACGTCTACCTCAACGGGGCCATCCTTGGGATGAGCCAAAGCCAGATCGATGACATGTTCGACTCTATTGTCGAGTTCTCCGAAATCGGAGAATTCATCGACACTGAGGTCAAGTTCTATTCCTCCGGCATGTACTTGAAGCTGGCATTCTCAATCGCGGTCCACACAGATCCTGAAGTCTTCCTGATCGACGAAATCCTGGCCGTGGGCGACGAACCGTTCCAACGCAAATGCATTGTCAAGATCAACGAATTGGCGGCGGCGGGCAAGACACTGTTCGTGGTAAGCCACGACCTGGATCTGGTGGCCTCGGTGTGCAAACGCGGAGTGTTGTTGGAACACGGCCAAATCATCATGGACGGCGAAGTGCACGCGGTAGTGAAAGAACTTCGACGGCGGTCGGCGGACTAG
- a CDS encoding FtsK/SpoIIIE domain-containing protein, giving the protein MTFHCTLVRGPRSLRQAEPIELAIAVGDGSSGALVQAAVATEFGTGELMVDGRPLKDLTVGAAPLMSGAVLVDGADSWAQDVPDARRAPAALSLLVHAGPSAGLIVPLERGSYSIGRSSADISLADPDVSRIHAALAISETAVTITDNGSANGTLVDGRKIRSAFLSTASRIRCGGSAMSVVFDGGESGTESLGTAGLSIAEPLLVQTRSDTQSRIQLLLTAGLPLLLGVGIALATGMWMFLGFTAVSAIAVLVPAISGRRQRRLLAAALEEAVEQDRARRRRCSPSAAELAFTVRSSALAVSDERGRKQLTLPGTGTARGAVGCHDVWLRLGTCTQNALVALDPPDPSFEPPQLGPVPVVLDPTIQAVSFTGPGAKVDGMFRFLLMQLAVFPSAANVPILIHGPISHLPFSARFLPRVTMTTDIRSAAAIFSAGTGEPGVLLFVGSEPDPDDDSLRQAAAESGWRIFQRAAGGPEGHCVVELWNRRAVLRSRRSETEFDPDLVPSSVFDRYCRSVAAVPALATAKASFVPSTCMLAELLPSDPISIAARWSDSSDSSGLSAVIGQGADGPRYLDLVSDGPHLLVAGTTGSGKSELLRTIVTAISLTHSPDRVNFLFVDFKGGSGLGPLIDLPQCVGMLTDLSEHELERTLASLRAEVRMREGLLSAANVPDLPAYWARVPWTGDGIPEVRGARLPALPRLVLVIDEFRMLVEDAPAALAELMRIATLGRSLGIHLIMATQRPQGALSADIRANVTTNIALRVQSEMESRDIINSPAAASIPVSLPGRAYLVRGEEHAELFQSAALSHAEGIRSLTGIVARPAAESLLVSGSSEIAEAKIQSAGITPAEAARPIIERINQVWDTLGSRPPRRPVADALPESISLHQCLSAAASAGRHAAPAKAKVGTAYLGLVDVPAQQRVTDLLWTPRLHGNLGLVGSPASGVEDACRAVTAQLVASAEEHHVYVLDGDGALQALRPAGASVPSLPSTTQRGVSGFWSGWRMKCPRGKPGRLSPQKFLCCS; this is encoded by the coding sequence GTGACATTCCATTGCACCCTTGTCCGGGGTCCGCGGTCACTTCGGCAAGCGGAACCCATTGAGCTGGCCATCGCCGTGGGCGACGGCAGCTCAGGCGCCCTCGTCCAGGCCGCGGTCGCCACAGAGTTCGGAACCGGGGAACTGATGGTCGACGGGAGGCCACTCAAAGATCTCACCGTCGGCGCCGCGCCACTCATGTCCGGAGCAGTGTTGGTTGACGGCGCGGATTCGTGGGCACAAGACGTCCCCGACGCCAGACGCGCGCCGGCAGCGCTGTCGCTGCTAGTCCATGCGGGACCTTCTGCGGGCCTGATCGTCCCGCTGGAACGGGGCAGTTACAGCATCGGGAGAAGCAGTGCTGATATTTCCCTCGCGGATCCTGATGTTTCCCGAATCCACGCTGCCCTTGCGATTTCAGAGACAGCAGTCACGATAACTGACAATGGGAGCGCAAACGGGACCTTGGTGGATGGACGAAAAATCCGCTCCGCTTTCCTCTCGACAGCGTCCAGAATCCGATGTGGCGGGTCAGCCATGTCGGTAGTCTTCGACGGTGGAGAATCCGGGACTGAGTCACTGGGGACAGCAGGCCTTAGCATCGCGGAGCCTCTCTTGGTGCAGACTCGCAGCGACACCCAATCCCGGATCCAACTGCTCCTCACTGCGGGGCTGCCGCTTCTGCTGGGAGTCGGCATCGCTCTTGCCACTGGAATGTGGATGTTCCTCGGATTCACTGCAGTTTCTGCCATCGCGGTCCTCGTTCCGGCGATTTCGGGAAGACGGCAGCGCCGCCTTCTTGCCGCGGCACTCGAAGAGGCTGTGGAACAAGACAGGGCCCGACGACGGCGATGCTCACCCTCCGCCGCAGAGCTGGCCTTTACCGTCAGATCATCTGCCTTAGCGGTCTCGGACGAACGCGGACGGAAGCAGTTGACACTGCCAGGAACCGGCACGGCGCGAGGCGCGGTAGGCTGCCATGACGTCTGGCTCCGGCTCGGCACCTGTACGCAGAACGCCTTGGTTGCACTCGATCCCCCCGATCCAAGCTTCGAGCCGCCCCAGTTGGGCCCGGTTCCAGTAGTTTTGGACCCGACCATCCAGGCCGTTTCCTTCACGGGACCTGGAGCAAAGGTCGACGGCATGTTCAGATTTCTGCTCATGCAACTTGCGGTGTTCCCCAGCGCAGCGAATGTCCCGATCCTCATCCACGGCCCAATTTCCCATTTGCCGTTCAGCGCCCGCTTCCTCCCCCGCGTCACGATGACCACGGACATCCGGTCAGCGGCGGCCATCTTCTCCGCGGGAACCGGGGAACCGGGAGTACTCCTTTTTGTGGGGTCCGAGCCTGATCCCGACGACGATTCCCTCCGGCAGGCGGCGGCCGAATCTGGCTGGAGAATCTTCCAACGCGCGGCAGGCGGACCTGAAGGTCATTGCGTTGTCGAGCTTTGGAACCGACGCGCGGTGCTCCGATCGCGCCGTTCAGAAACGGAATTTGATCCTGACTTGGTCCCGTCCTCTGTCTTTGACCGCTACTGCCGCTCGGTTGCAGCCGTTCCCGCTCTGGCGACAGCAAAGGCGTCGTTTGTCCCCTCTACGTGCATGCTCGCTGAACTGCTTCCGAGCGACCCCATAAGTATCGCGGCCCGCTGGAGCGACTCTTCAGACAGCAGCGGCCTGTCCGCGGTCATCGGTCAAGGAGCCGACGGGCCCCGGTACCTGGACTTGGTTTCTGACGGACCGCATCTCCTTGTGGCCGGAACGACGGGATCGGGAAAGTCCGAGCTTCTGCGCACTATCGTTACGGCGATCTCGCTGACCCACAGCCCTGACCGAGTCAACTTCCTGTTTGTTGATTTCAAAGGTGGTTCGGGCCTCGGGCCATTGATCGACCTGCCCCAATGCGTCGGAATGCTCACAGATCTCAGCGAACACGAATTGGAACGTACCCTTGCGTCACTCCGTGCCGAGGTTCGGATGAGGGAGGGATTACTTTCGGCGGCCAATGTCCCTGATTTGCCAGCATACTGGGCCAGGGTCCCTTGGACTGGGGATGGGATCCCGGAGGTACGAGGAGCCCGTTTGCCCGCCCTCCCCCGGTTGGTACTTGTGATCGACGAATTCAGGATGCTTGTTGAAGACGCCCCGGCTGCCCTGGCCGAACTGATGCGGATCGCCACCCTCGGCCGGTCCTTGGGTATCCATCTGATCATGGCAACACAGCGTCCGCAGGGGGCACTGAGTGCTGACATCCGGGCCAACGTCACCACGAACATCGCTCTTCGCGTCCAGTCAGAGATGGAATCGAGGGACATCATCAACTCGCCTGCAGCGGCATCGATTCCGGTGTCCCTCCCTGGCCGGGCATATTTGGTTCGAGGGGAAGAACATGCTGAGCTTTTCCAGTCGGCGGCACTTTCGCACGCCGAGGGAATTCGATCACTGACGGGGATCGTGGCCCGGCCGGCGGCAGAGTCGCTCCTTGTCAGCGGTTCATCTGAGATCGCCGAGGCAAAGATTCAGAGTGCAGGGATAACCCCTGCAGAAGCAGCCCGTCCCATCATCGAAAGAATCAACCAAGTTTGGGACACCCTTGGAAGCAGACCGCCCCGGAGACCTGTTGCGGACGCGCTTCCTGAATCAATCTCGTTACACCAATGCCTCAGCGCAGCCGCATCGGCGGGCAGGCATGCGGCGCCTGCGAAAGCGAAAGTCGGAACGGCCTACCTTGGCTTAGTCGACGTGCCCGCGCAACAACGAGTTACGGACCTGCTCTGGACTCCTCGTCTGCACGGGAATCTCGGACTTGTTGGTTCTCCTGCTAGCGGAGTCGAAGACGCCTGCCGTGCGGTAACGGCGCAGCTGGTTGCAAGTGCCGAGGAACATCACGTCTATGTCCTGGATGGTGACGGCGCTTTGCAGGCGTTACGGCCCGCGGGCGCGTCGGTGCCGTCGCTTCCCTCAACCACGCAAAGAGGGGTGTCCGGATTCTGGAGCGGCTGGCGCATGA
- a CDS encoding glycosyltransferase gives MSSSNTQVLQRVILPSDDQIDTTSLYVDAGPANGIRLRENDEFARNPKPPEEKLHFVSSGSEEVHFEDVLSRSSVRLRAGEQLSFGTYFNAFPASYWRRWTDLQSIRLVVRTTGHGTVTVYKSNARGTLQRVDGARVQGTSVTEFDLSLKPFGDGGWYWFDLASSREDLTLDSAEWQGAERDGNPGKVTLEITTMNKPDFCLNNARILSEHPEVLEHVQEILIVDQGTQKVADQPGFAEVKAALGGKLRIIDQANLGGSGGFSRGMYEAVENGSDYALLLDDDVVIEPESISRLLVFSDHCRKPTIVGGHMFDLYSRSVLHTFGEVVDPYRFVPAMPHADMEMRHDFSVANLRQTPWLHRRVDVDYNGWWMCMIPTEVIREIGLSLPLFIKWDDAEYGLRAREAGFATVSLPGAAVWHVSWIDKDDLVGWQAYFHGRNRLITTLIYSPYKKGGRVIRESFQADVKHLVSMQYFTEHSRLDALRDLFLGPDHLHRNIATKLGEINALKSNYPDAQMRENVDDFPAPALGQGPSGLNPIGLPHKKDLVKWGVTTVARQLLKRPAPEAAERPQGFLAHRDNRWFRLAHYDSVVVSNADGTAASWYKRDPEQLKAMLAEAGKQHANLYRHWEELAEQYRKALPEITSMEAWKKTFGLADGEGH, from the coding sequence GTGAGTAGCAGCAACACGCAGGTACTCCAGCGAGTCATCCTGCCTTCCGATGACCAGATCGACACAACTTCCCTGTACGTCGACGCCGGCCCGGCAAACGGCATCCGTTTGCGCGAAAACGATGAATTCGCAAGGAACCCGAAGCCCCCTGAGGAGAAACTTCACTTCGTCAGTTCGGGCAGCGAGGAAGTCCATTTCGAGGATGTCCTCTCCAGGAGTTCGGTCAGGCTCCGCGCGGGAGAGCAGCTTTCGTTCGGAACGTACTTCAACGCTTTTCCGGCGAGCTACTGGCGGCGCTGGACGGACCTACAATCGATCCGTCTCGTTGTCCGGACAACAGGCCACGGCACCGTCACCGTCTACAAGTCGAACGCGCGGGGCACTCTCCAGCGCGTTGACGGAGCCCGCGTACAAGGAACTTCTGTCACTGAGTTCGACCTCTCACTCAAGCCCTTCGGCGACGGCGGTTGGTACTGGTTCGATCTTGCGTCCAGCCGCGAAGACCTCACGCTCGATTCGGCAGAGTGGCAGGGCGCGGAACGCGACGGCAATCCGGGGAAGGTGACCCTTGAGATCACCACCATGAACAAACCGGACTTCTGCCTGAACAATGCCAGGATTCTTTCGGAGCATCCCGAGGTACTGGAACACGTCCAGGAAATCCTCATTGTGGACCAAGGAACACAAAAGGTCGCAGATCAGCCTGGCTTCGCGGAAGTCAAGGCTGCCCTCGGAGGCAAGCTGCGGATCATCGACCAGGCCAATCTTGGTGGTTCCGGAGGGTTTTCCCGCGGCATGTACGAGGCTGTGGAAAACGGGAGCGACTACGCCCTCTTGCTTGATGATGACGTCGTCATCGAGCCGGAGAGTATTTCCCGGTTGCTGGTTTTCTCGGACCATTGCCGCAAGCCCACTATCGTCGGTGGGCATATGTTCGATCTCTACAGTCGCAGCGTGCTGCACACGTTCGGTGAAGTGGTGGACCCATACCGCTTTGTGCCGGCCATGCCGCATGCGGACATGGAGATGAGGCATGATTTCAGCGTTGCGAACCTTCGGCAAACCCCCTGGCTTCACCGCCGTGTCGACGTTGACTACAACGGTTGGTGGATGTGCATGATCCCGACCGAGGTCATCCGCGAGATCGGGCTGTCCCTTCCACTCTTCATCAAGTGGGACGACGCCGAGTATGGGCTTCGAGCCCGTGAGGCGGGTTTTGCCACTGTGTCCTTGCCGGGTGCCGCAGTCTGGCATGTGTCCTGGATCGATAAGGATGACCTGGTCGGTTGGCAGGCATATTTCCATGGCCGGAACCGCCTCATTACGACGCTCATTTACAGCCCGTACAAGAAGGGGGGCAGGGTGATCCGGGAGTCGTTCCAAGCGGACGTCAAACATTTGGTTTCCATGCAGTACTTCACCGAGCACTCCCGACTCGACGCCTTGCGGGACCTATTCCTCGGACCTGACCACTTGCACCGTAATATCGCCACGAAGCTCGGCGAAATCAATGCACTGAAGTCCAACTACCCGGATGCTCAGATGCGCGAGAACGTGGACGACTTCCCTGCACCGGCCTTGGGCCAGGGGCCTTCCGGCCTCAACCCCATCGGGCTGCCCCACAAAAAGGACCTCGTCAAGTGGGGGGTCACCACGGTCGCCCGTCAGTTGTTGAAAAGGCCGGCGCCTGAGGCTGCGGAGCGACCCCAAGGTTTCCTTGCCCACCGCGACAACAGATGGTTCCGCCTGGCACACTACGACAGCGTCGTGGTCTCCAACGCCGACGGCACAGCTGCCTCTTGGTACAAGCGTGACCCGGAGCAGCTCAAGGCCATGCTGGCAGAAGCAGGAAAACAACATGCCAATCTCTATCGCCACTGGGAGGAGCTCGCGGAGCAATACCGGAAAGCTCTGCCCGAGATCACATCCATGGAAGCTTGGAAGAAGACGTTTGGCTTGGCCGACGGGGAAGGCCATTAG
- the glf gene encoding UDP-galactopyranose mutase: MTADLVIVGSGFFGLTIAEQAAAELGLKVVVLDRRHHVGGNAYSETEEQTGIEVHRYGAHLFHTSNERVWEYVNRFTTFTNYVHKVYGVHGGEVYSLPINLATINQFFRANLTPGEARALIQEQAGELAGTDPQNLNDKGIQLIGRPLYEAFIKHYTGKQWQTDPKDLPAGIISRLPVRYNYDNRYFNDKYEGLPTNGYTAWIEKMAEHSNIEVRLNTDFFDDSHEYSKDKVVGKVPVVYTGPVDRYFDFVAGDLSWRTIDFEQEVLDVGDFQGTSVVNYNDDDVAFTRIIEPRHFHPEREYQTENTVIMREFSRFAEKDDEPYYPINTADDREKLFKYRDLAAAERDVLFGGRLGTYKYLDMHMAIGSALSMFDNKIRPHFESGAAIQSGGVDA; this comes from the coding sequence GTGACCGCTGACCTCGTCATTGTCGGGTCAGGCTTTTTTGGCCTGACGATCGCAGAACAGGCAGCCGCCGAGCTGGGCTTGAAGGTTGTTGTCCTCGACCGCCGGCATCACGTCGGAGGCAACGCATACAGCGAAACGGAAGAGCAGACCGGAATCGAGGTCCACCGGTACGGTGCGCACCTGTTCCACACTTCAAATGAACGGGTGTGGGAGTACGTCAACCGGTTTACAACCTTCACCAACTACGTTCACAAGGTGTATGGCGTCCATGGGGGCGAGGTCTACTCGCTGCCCATCAACCTGGCAACCATCAACCAGTTCTTCAGGGCCAACCTGACGCCCGGCGAAGCGCGGGCACTCATTCAGGAGCAGGCAGGCGAACTTGCCGGAACAGACCCGCAGAACCTCAACGACAAGGGCATCCAGCTGATCGGACGCCCCCTGTACGAGGCGTTTATCAAGCACTACACCGGCAAACAGTGGCAGACGGACCCCAAGGACTTGCCCGCTGGAATCATTTCCCGGCTCCCGGTCCGCTATAACTACGACAACCGTTATTTCAACGACAAGTACGAAGGCCTTCCGACCAACGGGTACACCGCGTGGATCGAGAAGATGGCCGAGCACTCGAATATTGAAGTCCGGCTCAACACCGACTTCTTCGACGACTCGCATGAATACTCCAAGGACAAAGTCGTAGGCAAAGTTCCAGTTGTCTACACCGGGCCCGTTGACCGTTACTTCGACTTCGTAGCTGGGGACTTGTCGTGGCGAACCATCGATTTCGAACAAGAAGTCCTCGATGTGGGTGACTTCCAAGGCACCTCGGTTGTCAACTACAACGACGACGACGTCGCGTTCACGCGCATCATTGAACCGCGCCATTTCCACCCCGAACGTGAATACCAGACGGAGAACACCGTCATCATGCGGGAGTTCTCCCGTTTTGCGGAAAAGGACGACGAACCGTACTACCCGATCAACACCGCAGATGACCGGGAGAAATTGTTCAAGTACCGGGATCTTGCAGCCGCAGAGAGGGACGTGCTTTTCGGTGGCCGGCTGGGCACCTACAAGTACCTCGATATGCACATGGCAATCGGTTCGGCGCTGTCCATGTTTGACAATAAGATTCGTCCGCATTTCGAAAGCGGCGCAGCAATTCAGAGCGGAGGAGTGGACGCGTGA
- a CDS encoding DUF6541 family protein, protein MTWPDTVPLLLAAGVILMLPGGVVAATAGLRGLMLAAVAPVITVTIAATSAVLLPYAAIPWSPVAVLMVSILAATFIFGLRVIAQGRTVFKTFKSGWRPDRSWPWMVAAFIVGAAILVAQITIAFGTPSSISQTFDNVFHLNGVRFILDTGNASSLTMSKMASGDNPPYFYPAAWHDLASLLILVTGAPLAIAVNVLNIAVAAIVWPAGCMLLTRVFIGKQPFAVGAAAVLSALFSGFPLLLLDFGVLYPNFLAIALLPVALSSVVLLFGVARDVKVSAMIRFGLPCAVIPGLALAHPNGFMSLVALTIPVLLQRYLVFYLRQRRYRSHRREWILATTGVLVFAGVVVVLWKYIRPPEEAAFWPPIQSPIRAVYQIISTSAMDRPVAITVSILVILGILASLRRPQRAWMVGCFLVIAFLFVVVSAAPVSRLRAILTGVWYNDSYRLAALVPLVAIPFAAVGLDALWAAVRRRLAELPNGRRTRFIAVTAIGLLGIAGTAALLPPLGGAISSARHNYTEDNDSPLLSLDEHKIISKLDAVVPRDATIAVNPWTGSALAYALADRDTTAKHILTSNTRDVELLNQQLRNADHDPAVCAAARSAKVKYVLDFGSKEVHGGSHSFPGLENLQTSTSVKLVLQEGDARLYELTACGTS, encoded by the coding sequence GTGACTTGGCCCGACACCGTACCGCTGCTGCTTGCCGCGGGGGTAATCCTTATGCTGCCCGGCGGTGTCGTGGCTGCGACTGCCGGACTTCGGGGACTCATGCTTGCCGCTGTGGCTCCCGTTATCACGGTGACGATTGCGGCAACAAGCGCGGTCTTGCTACCGTACGCCGCAATCCCGTGGTCCCCAGTCGCCGTGCTGATGGTCAGCATCCTGGCTGCCACCTTCATATTCGGATTGCGCGTCATCGCCCAAGGCCGAACCGTCTTCAAGACCTTCAAGTCAGGGTGGCGGCCGGACCGCTCCTGGCCTTGGATGGTGGCTGCCTTCATCGTGGGCGCCGCCATCCTTGTGGCGCAGATAACAATAGCGTTTGGAACCCCTTCGAGCATCTCGCAGACGTTTGACAACGTCTTTCACCTCAACGGGGTACGCTTCATCCTGGACACCGGAAATGCCTCTTCACTAACGATGTCGAAGATGGCGAGCGGCGATAATCCGCCGTACTTCTATCCGGCTGCCTGGCATGACCTCGCCTCCCTCCTGATCCTGGTCACCGGAGCCCCGCTTGCCATTGCCGTAAACGTCCTGAACATCGCAGTTGCCGCCATCGTCTGGCCTGCGGGTTGCATGCTTCTCACCAGAGTTTTCATTGGAAAGCAGCCGTTCGCAGTCGGCGCTGCCGCGGTTCTGTCCGCACTGTTCTCCGGCTTTCCGCTGCTCCTACTCGATTTCGGTGTCCTCTATCCGAACTTCCTGGCCATCGCCCTCCTACCCGTGGCCCTCAGCAGCGTGGTCTTGTTGTTCGGCGTTGCGCGTGACGTCAAAGTATCGGCAATGATCCGCTTCGGGCTTCCCTGTGCCGTGATACCAGGCCTGGCACTTGCCCATCCGAACGGGTTCATGTCCCTGGTTGCCTTGACCATCCCCGTCCTCCTGCAGCGCTACCTCGTGTTCTATTTGCGACAGCGCAGATATCGATCCCATCGGCGCGAGTGGATCCTGGCCACCACTGGAGTACTGGTATTCGCGGGGGTTGTGGTTGTGTTGTGGAAGTACATTCGGCCCCCGGAAGAAGCAGCCTTCTGGCCGCCGATCCAGTCTCCGATCCGGGCTGTGTATCAAATCATCAGCACCTCAGCCATGGACAGGCCGGTCGCAATAACCGTCAGCATACTGGTGATCCTCGGGATACTGGCCTCGTTGCGGCGCCCACAACGAGCGTGGATGGTCGGATGTTTCTTGGTGATTGCGTTCTTGTTCGTCGTGGTTTCGGCTGCCCCAGTGAGCCGCCTCAGAGCGATTCTCACAGGTGTTTGGTACAACGACAGCTACCGCCTTGCTGCGCTGGTGCCGCTTGTCGCGATCCCTTTTGCCGCCGTCGGGCTCGATGCCTTGTGGGCCGCCGTGAGACGGCGGCTCGCGGAACTGCCCAACGGGCGGCGGACCCGGTTCATTGCCGTGACCGCCATTGGACTTTTGGGAATTGCGGGAACCGCCGCCCTGTTGCCACCGCTCGGCGGCGCCATCTCCTCAGCGCGCCACAACTATACGGAGGACAACGATTCTCCCCTGTTGTCCCTAGACGAACACAAAATCATTTCGAAACTTGATGCTGTAGTCCCACGCGATGCCACTATTGCTGTCAATCCGTGGACGGGCAGCGCCCTCGCCTACGCGCTGGCCGACAGGGACACCACGGCTAAACACATCCTGACCAGCAACACGCGCGACGTCGAGCTCCTCAACCAGCAGCTGCGTAACGCAGACCACGATCCTGCAGTGTGTGCCGCAGCCCGAAGCGCGAAAGTGAAATACGTCCTGGATTTCGGCAGCAAGGAAGTGCACGGCGGCAGCCATAGTTTTCCGGGCCTGGAGAATCTCCAAACCTCCACGTCGGTCAAATTGGTTCTTCAGGAAGGCGACGCGCGGCTCTATGAACTGACTGCCTGCGGCACTTCTTAG
- a CDS encoding ABC transporter permease: MTQPVTDLVQPGRGRGIIDVFKHKFLLQLLVRKEIKIRYRGSVLGLLWSYVKPLMQFLIYFVALGVFLDMQRGTPNYAIYLFAGIVLVNFFTESLGNATRSIVDNRDLIRKIYLPRELFPVSTVWVSAAHLLPQVVVLVGACLLSGWSPSIWQLLAVVGAFILTAILSTGLGLLFGAANVYFRDSENIVDMILMIVTWASPVLYVWPMVQRVMGPWFFLYQLNPVTVAVEIFHWAFWSPTLSAEQSVSISMPPDLLTVWFPSAFGVAALVLVIGQLVFMKLSVHFAQEL; encoded by the coding sequence ATGACACAACCCGTGACCGACTTGGTCCAACCGGGTCGCGGCCGCGGCATCATTGACGTCTTCAAACACAAGTTCCTGCTCCAACTGCTGGTCCGCAAAGAGATCAAGATCCGCTATCGCGGCTCTGTGCTTGGACTTCTGTGGTCGTATGTGAAGCCGTTAATGCAGTTCTTGATCTACTTCGTAGCGCTCGGAGTGTTCCTCGACATGCAACGGGGAACCCCCAATTATGCGATCTACCTTTTTGCGGGAATCGTGCTGGTCAATTTCTTTACGGAGTCCCTAGGCAACGCGACGCGCTCCATTGTGGACAACAGGGACCTCATCCGTAAGATCTACTTGCCCCGGGAACTGTTCCCGGTCTCCACCGTGTGGGTTTCGGCCGCCCATCTGCTTCCACAAGTTGTGGTCTTGGTCGGCGCCTGTTTGCTGAGCGGGTGGAGCCCATCAATATGGCAGCTTCTGGCCGTCGTTGGAGCTTTCATCTTGACCGCGATCCTTTCTACCGGGCTCGGTTTGTTGTTCGGTGCTGCGAACGTGTACTTCCGCGACTCCGAGAACATCGTCGACATGATTCTCATGATCGTCACTTGGGCTTCGCCGGTCCTTTATGTGTGGCCGATGGTGCAGCGCGTCATGGGTCCATGGTTCTTCCTGTACCAGCTGAACCCGGTGACAGTCGCCGTCGAAATCTTCCACTGGGCGTTTTGGTCACCCACGCTGAGCGCCGAGCAATCGGTGTCGATCTCCATGCCGCCGGACCTGCTCACCGTCTGGTTTCCGTCTGCCTTTGGCGTGGCTGCACTCGTCCTCGTGATTGGCCAGCTCGTTTTCATGAAGCTGTCCGTTCATTTTGCCCAGGAGCTCTGA
- a CDS encoding L,D-transpeptidase family protein, with protein MPAGTCTQHFQRGLIYYGPAGTWQIWGAIGGMFDALGGSSGYLGYPKGAEQCGLPGGACVQQFQRGAAYFVPGAGTFPVWGAINARYEALGGSRGYLGYPVSGEQCALRDGGCSQAFQRGRIYYAAGAGTQAVWGGLGQFYVLRGGQSGALGYPVTAEACDSSGFCSQSFQFGVLEWISGFGVRYRLVSEAYCPALNVGAVKFPGGGAERVSFAVAEDYPSTRVTFITCVRQANGSYAKEWGALGSAGESGFARPGVATGPTWQKYSPTGSFSVTEAFGLGNPGTALSYRTLNPFSRWGGQLNGNYNGYFESSSSVFPDENMWYYATRPSHDYRQGVVINYNRPPDSPIVMNAGFAIFLHGNNLPTWGCIALNDGDLLQYMRTAHTGDRFIMGVAYDVFN; from the coding sequence GTGCCTGCGGGAACCTGCACGCAGCATTTCCAGCGCGGGCTCATTTACTATGGACCGGCCGGAACGTGGCAGATCTGGGGCGCTATCGGCGGCATGTTCGATGCACTAGGTGGTTCCTCCGGATACCTGGGGTACCCGAAGGGCGCCGAGCAGTGCGGGCTTCCGGGTGGAGCGTGCGTTCAGCAATTCCAGCGTGGCGCTGCCTATTTCGTACCGGGGGCCGGGACCTTCCCCGTATGGGGTGCCATCAACGCACGTTACGAGGCGTTGGGCGGCAGCCGGGGCTACCTTGGCTATCCCGTGTCCGGCGAACAGTGTGCCTTACGCGACGGAGGCTGTTCCCAAGCCTTCCAGCGCGGGCGAATCTACTATGCTGCCGGGGCCGGTACGCAGGCGGTGTGGGGCGGATTGGGTCAGTTCTACGTCCTGCGCGGCGGACAAAGCGGCGCTTTGGGCTATCCCGTTACCGCGGAGGCTTGCGACAGCAGTGGATTTTGCAGCCAGTCGTTCCAGTTCGGCGTGTTGGAGTGGATTTCCGGTTTCGGTGTCAGATACCGACTGGTGTCTGAAGCGTACTGCCCGGCACTAAACGTCGGCGCCGTCAAATTCCCCGGAGGCGGGGCCGAGCGAGTCTCTTTCGCGGTGGCAGAAGATTACCCCTCGACAAGGGTTACTTTCATCACTTGTGTCCGTCAGGCCAACGGGAGCTATGCAAAGGAGTGGGGGGCCCTCGGCTCGGCCGGTGAGTCAGGCTTCGCGAGGCCGGGCGTGGCAACAGGGCCGACTTGGCAGAAGTATTCGCCGACTGGATCCTTCAGTGTCACGGAGGCATTCGGGCTCGGCAACCCGGGGACCGCCTTGTCCTACCGGACACTCAATCCGTTCTCGCGTTGGGGCGGCCAGCTCAACGGCAACTACAACGGGTATTTCGAATCCAGCTCAAGTGTCTTCCCGGATGAGAATATGTGGTACTACGCCACCAGGCCTTCCCATGACTACCGGCAGGGGGTTGTCATCAACTACAACCGCCCACCGGATTCGCCAATTGTCATGAACGCGGGTTTCGCGATCTTCCTCCACGGCAACAACCTGCCAACATGGGGGTGCATTGCCCTTAACGACGGCGACCTGTTGCAGTACATGCGCACCGCCCACACCGGCGACCGCTTCATCATGGGGGTGGCTTATGATGTTTTCAACTAG